In one window of Pseudodesulfovibrio sediminis DNA:
- a CDS encoding GNAT family N-acetyltransferase — protein sequence MEIKEIQQTDVFYQRARDLRHTLFFKKHDLPFSILDDEKEVCSAHVVIVEGDTLIGYGRLTRLDNTTYQISQMVIDPRHQSQGYGTMLLKALIERAVASSAQKITLNARTTATRLYAKQGFVSEGETFPSNTTGVEHVTMAYIP from the coding sequence ATGGAGATCAAAGAAATTCAACAAACGGACGTCTTCTACCAACGAGCACGCGACCTCCGCCACACCCTCTTTTTCAAGAAACACGACCTCCCCTTCAGCATCCTTGATGATGAAAAGGAAGTATGCAGCGCGCATGTCGTGATAGTGGAAGGTGATACGCTGATAGGGTACGGACGCCTGACCCGACTGGACAACACCACATACCAGATATCCCAGATGGTCATAGACCCGCGACACCAGTCTCAAGGCTACGGCACGATGTTGCTCAAGGCATTAATTGAGAGAGCAGTCGCCTCAAGCGCCCAGAAGATCACCCTGAATGCACGAACCACGGCAACACGACTCTACGCCAAACAGGGCTTTGTTTCCGAAGGCGAAACGTTCCCATCAAACACCACCGGCGTTGAACATGTGACGATGGCATATATACCTTAA
- a CDS encoding C1 family peptidase, translated as MTEILRPEEYGLGDEAVEETFYNEFMVSIETLELDSAILFEEQATSEYDARDYGLVSPPKDQGTCGSCWAFAAAGTMESKILKFNGQLYNISEQQLVSCNTTMKGCCGGDGRALLFYQNNKPWLEHNVIYYDASTRCPEERTRECQDFEAQGIDYLGQGFYTVPNNASEMKKSLLDHGPCYFRYDVYEDFYDYWKEGQLGAVYQQESGNPLGGHAVQIIGWSDSKGAWLLKNSWGRSTGPNQDGTFWIAYEGHMNPLQFQMFNLSRLIKKT; from the coding sequence ATGACCGAAATATTGAGGCCAGAAGAGTATGGATTGGGCGATGAGGCTGTCGAGGAAACTTTCTACAACGAGTTCATGGTGTCCATAGAGACTCTGGAGTTGGATAGTGCCATCCTGTTCGAGGAGCAGGCTACATCTGAATACGACGCCAGAGACTACGGGTTGGTTAGCCCTCCCAAGGACCAGGGAACGTGTGGCTCTTGTTGGGCTTTCGCCGCCGCCGGAACAATGGAATCAAAAATACTCAAGTTCAACGGTCAGCTGTATAACATCTCCGAACAACAGCTTGTGTCATGCAACACGACGATGAAGGGGTGCTGCGGAGGCGATGGAAGAGCCTTGCTTTTCTACCAAAACAACAAGCCATGGCTTGAACACAATGTAATCTATTACGATGCCTCCACTCGATGCCCTGAAGAAAGGACACGGGAATGCCAGGACTTCGAAGCGCAAGGTATCGACTATCTCGGCCAGGGCTTCTACACGGTTCCCAACAACGCAAGTGAAATGAAGAAGTCTCTCCTTGACCATGGTCCCTGCTATTTTCGTTACGATGTCTATGAGGACTTCTACGATTATTGGAAGGAAGGGCAACTCGGCGCAGTATACCAACAGGAAAGTGGTAATCCGCTGGGAGGGCATGCCGTTCAGATCATTGGCTGGAGCGACAGCAAGGGTGCGTGGCTGCTGAAAAACAGTTGGGGGAGAAGTACAGGCCCGAACCAGGACGGTACGTTCTGGATTGCCTATGAAGGTCATATGAATCCTCTGCAGTTCCAGATGTTCAACCTCAGTCGCTTGATAAAGAAGACATGA
- a CDS encoding TIGR03905 family TSCPD domain-containing protein, producing MKVSLMNVGAPSDAVTFVPEKVCAKSIRYAVEDGKLAYIDFVGGCEGNLKALSTLLKGMEIADVISKLSGITCGMKSTSCADQLCVALKAEVQ from the coding sequence ATGAAAGTCTCATTAATGAATGTTGGCGCTCCCAGCGATGCTGTCACATTTGTACCGGAAAAGGTCTGTGCAAAGAGTATCCGTTACGCGGTTGAAGACGGCAAGCTGGCCTACATTGATTTTGTCGGTGGATGCGAAGGGAATCTCAAGGCCTTGTCCACCCTGCTGAAAGGGATGGAGATTGCCGATGTTATCAGCAAACTCAGTGGCATCACTTGCGGCATGAAATCCACTTCATGCGCTGATCAATTGTGTGTCGCTCTGAAAGCCGAGGTCCAGTAG
- a CDS encoding response regulator transcription factor, with protein MSTVANIIIVDDHPAVREGLGLLLAKGRHAVCGEASCRDELMALLDPIRPTLALVDISLGDESGLDCVQDLLSRDIPVLIYSMHGNAKIVKRALNRGVQGFVTKCETSVVLLEAIQAILGGGTYFSPRVAASLETDGGLSDVPVEPPQFSEREREVLVLLAKGETNAEIAARFDVSIRTVETYYSRIQVKLELDGMKALRKYALREYRLV; from the coding sequence ATGAGCACCGTTGCTAACATAATCATTGTGGATGATCACCCGGCTGTCCGTGAAGGGCTCGGCTTGCTGCTCGCAAAGGGGCGCCATGCGGTTTGCGGTGAAGCGTCATGCCGGGATGAACTAATGGCGTTGCTTGATCCCATTCGCCCGACGTTGGCCCTGGTGGATATTTCCTTGGGTGATGAATCCGGACTGGATTGTGTTCAGGACCTCCTCTCAAGAGACATCCCGGTTCTTATCTATTCCATGCATGGAAACGCGAAAATCGTGAAGCGGGCTCTGAATCGCGGCGTGCAAGGTTTTGTTACCAAATGTGAGACTTCGGTCGTTCTGTTGGAAGCGATACAGGCAATACTCGGTGGTGGCACGTATTTTAGCCCCCGGGTGGCAGCGAGTCTTGAAACCGATGGTGGCCTGAGCGATGTCCCGGTCGAGCCCCCGCAGTTCAGCGAACGGGAAAGAGAAGTGCTTGTCCTTCTTGCAAAGGGCGAAACCAATGCGGAGATAGCAGCGCGATTCGACGTAAGCATCCGAACAGTGGAAACGTATTATTCCAGAATACAAGTGAAACTCGAACTCGATGGTATGAAAGCCCTCAGAAAATATGCCCTCCGAGAATACAGGCTTGTCTAA
- a CDS encoding DUF2179 domain-containing protein, whose product MRKLHSTIFPGKGGYTGDSIDMVFSITDSLQLRSLEQAVFDIDPEAIFIVENTFSVLGGSIARRKEY is encoded by the coding sequence GTGCGCAAGTTGCATTCCACCATTTTTCCTGGCAAAGGGGGCTACACCGGCGACAGTATCGACATGGTTTTTTCCATCACGGACAGCCTGCAGCTTCGTTCTCTGGAGCAGGCGGTGTTTGATATTGATCCGGAAGCTATTTTTATCGTCGAGAATACGTTCAGTGTACTGGGTGGCAGTATCGCTCGAAGAAAAGAATATTAA
- a CDS encoding transposase — protein sequence MAIKRHTPEQIIFKLREADVALAQGARVADVCRQLGITEQTYYRWRKEYGGLKTSQARQLKSLKRENSRLKKLVADLSLDKQILSEPLKGNF from the coding sequence ATGGCCATCAAGCGACACACCCCTGAACAAATTATTTTCAAACTCAGAGAAGCTGATGTTGCCTTGGCTCAAGGAGCACGAGTTGCTGATGTCTGCCGTCAATTGGGCATAACCGAGCAGACGTATTACCGCTGGCGCAAAGAGTACGGCGGCTTGAAGACGAGTCAGGCCAGGCAGCTTAAGTCGTTGAAGCGAGAGAACTCCAGACTTAAGAAACTCGTCGCTGATTTGAGTCTGGATAAGCAAATCCTTTCAGAGCCACTCAAGGGAAACTTCTAA
- a CDS encoding integrase core domain-containing protein, with amino-acid sequence MENWRQEYNTIRPHSSLGYKPPASVARLP; translated from the coding sequence ATCGAGAACTGGCGGCAGGAATACAATACGATCCGACCTCATAGCTCGCTGGGATACAAGCCGCCTGCGTCGGTCGCGCGGCTCCCCTAG
- a CDS encoding tetratricopeptide repeat protein, with protein MRRITSLMVITFALLFGMTAMSHAWGLPKLEFHRDINRALQKERWNHPEEAREYWQKALESGEELMQAVPNKTEYFIGSARCSYALGDYARATTLYNLALQIQADKGGDPNLAKHYPWIYVYLGLSYAKLGDTANAIETWEQVPSSIGTTYRTIHIQLAKFKKQQIAEVK; from the coding sequence ATGAGACGCATCACAAGTTTAATGGTAATCACATTCGCTCTTCTTTTCGGCATGACGGCCATGTCGCACGCATGGGGATTGCCCAAGTTGGAGTTCCACAGGGACATTAACCGTGCTTTGCAGAAAGAACGGTGGAATCATCCTGAGGAAGCCAGGGAGTATTGGCAAAAGGCTCTTGAGAGCGGAGAAGAGTTGATGCAGGCCGTTCCGAACAAGACGGAGTATTTCATTGGATCAGCCCGATGCTCCTACGCCTTGGGCGACTATGCCCGCGCCACCACACTGTACAACCTGGCTTTGCAAATCCAGGCTGACAAGGGTGGCGACCCGAACCTGGCCAAACATTATCCTTGGATTTATGTGTACCTTGGACTGTCATATGCCAAACTTGGCGACACAGCCAACGCCATTGAAACCTGGGAACAGGTTCCCTCCTCCATCGGTACCACATACAGAACCATTCATATCCAGCTCGCAAAATTTAAAAAGCAGCAAATTGCGGAGGTAAAATAA